A genomic stretch from bacterium includes:
- a CDS encoding sulfotransferase — protein MSIWQPGPRPAWVQALNENCDPDWVRLDPEVLLAEAREKTGLDDFGDPRFEEPFRIFVESLNDERSLHAIGALLIRGDLLNALTIRLELTEERKRHPEVTREAIERPVFIIGLPRTGTSITHELLAADPRHRAPRHWEIRYPFPAPETASYRTDPRIAQADRQIRLWCEIVPEYDQVHELGGDIPVEDIQVMGASFVSDEWMGRHVVPAFSAWYATCDRVPGFEFHKQMLQHLQWKCPGERWVLKSPSHMGQLDALLTVYPDARIVFTHRDPLRVLPSVVSTLYSTAFVRSDEVDAEAMKGWFTGETCAALLDGMTALRRSGRLPESQCFDLRYADLMKDPVAALAGVYEHFEIEYPESSRQAQQDYIDNKPKGRHGRHSYDFADTGLDLDEERARFAEYYETYGVASEA, from the coding sequence ATGTCGATCTGGCAACCCGGTCCGCGCCCGGCGTGGGTGCAGGCCCTGAACGAGAACTGCGATCCCGACTGGGTGCGCCTCGACCCGGAGGTCCTGCTGGCCGAGGCGCGCGAGAAGACCGGCCTCGACGACTTCGGCGACCCGCGCTTCGAGGAGCCCTTCCGGATCTTCGTCGAGTCCCTGAACGACGAGCGGTCGCTGCACGCGATCGGCGCCCTGCTGATCCGCGGCGACCTGCTGAACGCCCTGACGATCCGTCTCGAGCTGACCGAGGAGCGCAAGCGTCATCCCGAGGTCACCCGGGAGGCGATCGAACGTCCCGTCTTCATCATCGGCCTTCCTCGCACGGGAACGTCGATCACCCACGAACTCCTCGCCGCCGACCCGCGCCACCGCGCCCCGCGCCACTGGGAGATCCGCTACCCCTTCCCCGCGCCCGAGACGGCGAGCTACCGGACCGACCCGCGGATCGCCCAGGCCGATCGCCAGATCCGCCTCTGGTGCGAGATCGTGCCGGAGTACGACCAGGTCCACGAGCTCGGCGGCGACATCCCCGTCGAGGACATCCAGGTGATGGGCGCGAGCTTCGTCTCCGACGAGTGGATGGGACGCCACGTCGTCCCCGCCTTCTCCGCGTGGTACGCGACCTGCGACCGCGTCCCGGGCTTCGAGTTCCACAAGCAGATGCTCCAGCACCTCCAGTGGAAGTGCCCGGGCGAGCGTTGGGTCCTCAAGTCGCCGAGCCACATGGGCCAGCTCGACGCGCTGCTCACGGTCTACCCCGACGCGCGCATCGTGTTCACCCACCGCGACCCGCTCCGCGTCCTCCCTTCCGTCGTCTCGACCCTCTACTCGACGGCCTTCGTGCGGTCGGACGAGGTGGACGCGGAAGCCATGAAGGGCTGGTTCACGGGCGAGACCTGCGCAGCGCTCCTCGACGGCATGACGGCCCTCCGCCGCTCCGGCCGGCTGCCCGAGAGCCAGTGCTTCGACCTCCGCTACGCGGACCTGATGAAGGATCCGGTCGCTGCGCTCGCCGGCGTCTACGAACATTTCGAGATCGAATACCCGGAGTCGTCGCGACAGGCCCAGCAGGACTACATCGACAACAAGCCGAAGGGCCGACACGGCAGGCACAGCTACGACTTCGCAGACACCGGCCTCGACCTCGACGAGGAACGGGCGCGCTTCGCGGAGTATTATGAAACCTACGGCGTCGCGAGCGAGGCCTGA
- a CDS encoding SDR family oxidoreductase, translating to MDLGLTGKSTIITGGSGGIGRGLVLGFAEEGANVVIATRDGTKGQEVADAAKDLPGDVLVVPTDVTKLDAVEQMVEKAESAFGPIDVLVNNAGGVFHPTPFLDKSIEDSEWEVNLNIWGVHHCTRAAGKSMVARGTGSIINITSNSALVPEAANQVALYGGTKGFVMSFSKGLAYEWGPFGVRINCVAPGWIVPHQADHVGEGSFWRKYGYEFFGTPEQMAGAAESGDANFNVSSQPIRRIGRPEDIADATLFFASDRSKHLTGQLVSVSGGSYMP from the coding sequence ATGGACCTCGGACTCACCGGCAAGAGCACGATCATCACCGGCGGCAGCGGCGGAATCGGACGCGGCCTCGTCCTCGGATTCGCCGAGGAAGGCGCCAATGTCGTGATCGCGACCCGTGACGGAACCAAGGGACAGGAGGTCGCCGACGCGGCCAAGGATCTCCCGGGCGACGTCCTCGTCGTCCCCACCGACGTCACGAAGCTCGACGCCGTCGAGCAAATGGTCGAGAAGGCCGAGTCGGCCTTCGGACCGATCGACGTGTTGGTGAACAACGCGGGTGGCGTGTTCCATCCGACGCCCTTCCTCGACAAGTCGATCGAGGATTCCGAGTGGGAGGTCAACCTGAACATCTGGGGTGTCCACCACTGCACCCGCGCCGCAGGCAAGAGCATGGTCGCCCGCGGCACCGGCTCGATCATCAACATCACGTCGAACTCCGCCCTCGTCCCCGAGGCCGCGAACCAGGTCGCCCTCTACGGTGGGACCAAGGGCTTCGTGATGTCCTTCTCGAAGGGCCTCGCCTACGAGTGGGGGCCGTTCGGCGTGCGGATCAACTGCGTCGCGCCGGGCTGGATCGTTCCCCATCAGGCGGACCACGTCGGCGAGGGGAGCTTCTGGCGCAAGTACGGCTACGAGTTCTTCGGAACGCCGGAGCAGATGGCCGGCGCCGCCGAGTCCGGTGACGCGAACTTCAATGTGTCGAGCCAGCCGATCCGACGCATCGGTCGCCCCGAGGACATCGCCGACGCCACTCTCTTCTTCGCCTCCGACCGCTCGAAGCATCTGACCGGCCAGCTCGTCAGCGTGAGCGGCGGCTCGTACATGCCCTGA
- a CDS encoding amidohydrolase family protein — protein MSERLQEPLPSSGNVMVISSDCHAGAQPATYRQYLPEKLRARYDEWQAAYEAEMEARTGTFYDQEAEDARNNDQTVLRAIEGEWDAKMRIEQLESDGIAGEVIFPQQAPFGGGLLQYRTKVDPTENLEGQRAYNRWLADLCNEHPGRHAGVAMITVDDIDVACQDTIDAKQMGLWGGVMLPAGTGDNQFYHDPRYEKLWATCDELDMPVHTHSGWSPDYGDSPAATAMFVNEVSWYANRAFTAFVWAGVFERYPNLKLIMTEQGSRWILDKLEQFDMHYESPLFKYFGKGLTMSPTEYYERQVFFGASMLSKKDCGLRYEMGVDKLMWGSDYPHLEGTWPHTREKMNETFAQVEDDREIRDMLGLNAARVFGFDLELLNPIADRVGPTIDEVRGTA, from the coding sequence ATGTCAGAACGCCTCCAGGAACCGCTTCCCTCCTCCGGCAACGTCATGGTCATCAGCAGCGACTGCCACGCCGGCGCGCAGCCCGCGACCTACCGCCAGTACCTCCCAGAGAAGCTCCGCGCCCGCTACGACGAATGGCAGGCCGCGTACGAAGCGGAGATGGAGGCGCGGACCGGGACCTTCTACGACCAGGAGGCCGAGGACGCGCGCAACAACGACCAGACCGTGCTGCGCGCCATCGAGGGCGAGTGGGACGCGAAAATGCGGATCGAGCAGCTCGAGAGCGACGGAATCGCCGGCGAGGTGATCTTTCCGCAGCAGGCGCCCTTCGGCGGAGGCCTGCTCCAGTACCGAACGAAGGTCGATCCGACCGAGAATCTCGAAGGGCAGCGCGCCTACAATCGCTGGCTCGCCGACCTGTGCAACGAGCATCCCGGGCGCCACGCCGGCGTCGCGATGATCACCGTCGACGACATCGACGTCGCCTGCCAGGACACGATCGACGCGAAGCAGATGGGGCTCTGGGGCGGCGTGATGCTCCCCGCCGGCACGGGGGACAATCAGTTCTACCACGACCCGCGCTACGAGAAGCTCTGGGCGACCTGCGACGAGCTCGACATGCCGGTCCACACCCACTCGGGCTGGAGCCCGGACTACGGCGACAGTCCGGCGGCCACGGCCATGTTCGTGAACGAGGTCTCCTGGTATGCCAACCGGGCCTTCACGGCGTTCGTCTGGGCCGGCGTCTTCGAGCGTTACCCGAACCTCAAGCTGATCATGACCGAGCAGGGCTCGCGCTGGATCCTCGACAAGCTCGAGCAGTTCGACATGCACTACGAGTCGCCGCTCTTCAAGTACTTCGGCAAGGGTCTCACGATGTCGCCCACCGAGTACTACGAGCGGCAGGTCTTCTTCGGCGCCTCGATGCTCTCGAAGAAGGACTGCGGCCTCCGATACGAAATGGGCGTCGACAAGCTGATGTGGGGCTCGGACTACCCGCACCTCGAAGGAACCTGGCCCCATACCCGCGAGAAGATGAACGAGACCTTCGCGCAGGTGGAGGACGACCGGGAGATCCGCGACATGCTCGGGCTGAACGCCGCGCGGGTCTTCGGCTTCGACCTGGAGCTGCTGAACCCGATCGCGGATCGGGTGGGCCCGACGATCGACGAGGTTCGCGGGACGGCCTGA
- a CDS encoding glutaredoxin family protein yields MTERPSPSSDTAERSILARVLNPHGLSTRGIVLQLAFCVALAILVVDQVASSLYWPAEDADEILVVSSERCPWSRAARQRLDAHGVDYRVIDAREDWLETGLAGWAYQSLSVPIVVVGPEVIQGYDERRIDAALARLGHGLPDETAVQVSR; encoded by the coding sequence ATGACGGAAAGGCCCTCGCCCTCGAGCGACACGGCAGAGCGGTCGATCCTGGCACGGGTCCTGAATCCGCATGGTCTCTCGACGCGCGGGATCGTCCTGCAGCTCGCGTTCTGCGTCGCCCTCGCGATCCTCGTCGTCGACCAGGTGGCGTCGTCGCTCTACTGGCCGGCCGAGGACGCGGACGAGATCCTCGTCGTCTCGAGCGAGCGATGCCCCTGGTCGCGGGCCGCGCGCCAACGGCTCGATGCGCACGGCGTCGACTATCGCGTGATCGATGCGCGAGAGGACTGGCTGGAGACCGGGCTCGCGGGGTGGGCGTACCAGTCGCTTTCGGTCCCCATCGTCGTGGTCGGCCCCGAGGTGATCCAGGGGTACGACGAACGACGCATCGATGCGGCGCTGGCCCGCCTCGGGCACGGGCTCCCCGACGAAACTGCGGTGCAGGTCTCGCGCTAG
- a CDS encoding alpha/beta hydrolase: MASKEHDALMAAIPGGNVDHNDPIDVVREKMHAIHPNAASPGTIVEPVDLDGVEAKWIYTEENADSDRVVMHVHGGAYVSTVIDHYLSYGEFMSEKIGCKVVCFQWTWADDAPYPAAMNDTVTAFRALVAQGVDPSRIAFIGDSCGGALALSAMCALRDSGGPLPACMVGLTPWLDAEQTGDAAMNPRGRDPFVSAEWIRARFKDYAGPDGDLKDPGISPFHSKLGGLPPIYLSVGGIDTTSDDSTRLAERASREGASVIVDTTAEMVHGYIGLGDAFPEATHAMERVALFVRQQIP, translated from the coding sequence ATGGCGAGCAAGGAACACGACGCGCTGATGGCCGCAATCCCCGGCGGCAACGTCGACCACAACGACCCGATCGACGTCGTTCGCGAGAAGATGCACGCCATCCATCCGAACGCCGCGAGCCCGGGTACGATCGTGGAACCGGTCGACCTCGACGGCGTCGAGGCCAAGTGGATCTACACCGAGGAGAACGCGGACTCGGATCGCGTCGTGATGCACGTCCACGGCGGCGCCTACGTGTCGACGGTGATCGACCACTACCTGAGCTACGGCGAGTTCATGTCCGAGAAGATCGGCTGCAAGGTCGTCTGCTTCCAGTGGACCTGGGCGGACGATGCGCCCTACCCCGCCGCCATGAACGACACGGTGACCGCCTTCCGGGCCCTCGTCGCCCAGGGGGTCGATCCGTCGCGGATCGCCTTCATCGGAGACTCCTGCGGCGGGGCCCTCGCCCTGTCGGCGATGTGCGCCCTGCGCGACTCCGGTGGCCCGCTGCCCGCCTGCATGGTCGGTCTCACCCCCTGGCTCGACGCCGAGCAGACCGGAGACGCCGCCATGAACCCGCGCGGACGCGACCCGTTCGTGAGCGCGGAGTGGATCCGGGCGCGTTTCAAGGACTACGCCGGACCGGACGGCGACCTCAAAGACCCGGGCATCTCCCCCTTCCACTCGAAGCTCGGCGGACTTCCGCCGATCTACCTGTCCGTCGGCGGAATCGACACGACTTCCGACGATTCGACGCGCCTGGCCGAACGCGCGAGCCGCGAGGGCGCGTCGGTGATCGTCGACACGACTGCGGAGATGGTCCACGGCTACATCGGACTCGGCGACGCATTCCCGGAGGCGACCCACGCCATGGAGCGCGTCGCGCTCTTCGTCCGGCAGCAGATCCCCTAG
- a CDS encoding DsbA family protein: MSTDFAALRGDARLAVYIDLKSPYAYLAIEPTRDMARALGVDIDWRPFTLDIPSYLGSAKLSKGSKTVEKSERTPTQWSGVKYAYMDARRYANLTGRTVRGTTKIWDSSQAGVMFLWAKHHGADALDRVIDVAYPPFWKRELDIDDVAVLEDVLAQADVPAEGFRDFLAGEGRTEHDAINEAAFAAGVYGVPTYLVEGEAWFGREHLPRVAWILGGREGRAPGVANLRFADGLPA, from the coding sequence ATGAGCACCGATTTCGCCGCCCTGCGCGGAGACGCGCGTCTCGCCGTCTACATCGACCTCAAGAGCCCCTACGCCTATCTGGCGATCGAGCCGACGCGCGACATGGCGCGCGCGCTCGGTGTGGACATCGACTGGCGTCCCTTCACCCTCGACATCCCGAGCTATCTCGGCTCGGCGAAGCTTTCGAAGGGGAGCAAGACGGTCGAGAAGAGCGAGCGGACGCCGACCCAGTGGTCCGGCGTGAAATACGCCTACATGGACGCACGTCGCTACGCGAACCTGACGGGTCGGACCGTACGCGGGACGACCAAGATCTGGGACTCGAGCCAGGCCGGCGTGATGTTCCTCTGGGCGAAGCACCACGGCGCCGACGCCCTCGATCGCGTGATCGACGTCGCCTATCCACCGTTCTGGAAGCGCGAGCTGGACATCGACGACGTCGCCGTGCTCGAGGACGTCCTCGCGCAGGCGGACGTCCCCGCCGAGGGTTTTCGCGACTTCCTGGCGGGCGAGGGGCGGACCGAACACGACGCGATCAACGAGGCCGCGTTCGCCGCGGGGGTCTATGGCGTGCCGACGTATCTCGTCGAAGGCGAAGCCTGGTTCGGCCGGGAGCATCTGCCGCGGGTCGCCTGGATCCTCGGTGGGCGGGAGGGGCGCGCGCCCGGAGTCGCCAACCTCCGCTTCGCCGACGGGTTGCCGGCATGA
- a CDS encoding DsbA family protein, with amino-acid sequence MSYDDQLDEATLTVLLDARQPLAYLALGPTIELGRRRGLEINWLPCSVSPLKPPPPESEGDDRSVAHRRNRSRMIAREIETYGEAQGLTLRDYYRNGDWSVLALAWLFVREHARASLEAFLEAAFAAYWAVELDPMDVAAVAKHVAEAGVSADDFTAWAGSGGPEAAEAIAATLRSRGMSGAPAYLVAGEYFQGRQHLPMIEWLLDGQEGPGPI; translated from the coding sequence ATGAGCTACGACGATCAGCTCGACGAAGCGACGCTCACGGTCCTGTTGGACGCGCGTCAGCCCCTCGCGTATCTGGCGCTCGGTCCGACGATCGAGCTCGGGAGGCGTCGGGGCCTCGAGATCAACTGGCTGCCGTGCAGCGTCTCCCCGCTGAAACCGCCGCCGCCGGAGAGCGAGGGCGACGACCGGAGCGTCGCGCATCGTCGCAACCGCTCGCGGATGATCGCGCGGGAGATCGAGACCTATGGGGAGGCGCAGGGCCTCACACTCCGCGACTACTACCGGAACGGCGACTGGTCCGTGCTCGCACTCGCCTGGCTCTTCGTTCGCGAACACGCGCGTGCGTCGCTCGAGGCCTTCCTCGAGGCGGCCTTCGCGGCGTACTGGGCCGTCGAGCTGGACCCGATGGACGTGGCAGCGGTCGCGAAGCACGTCGCCGAGGCGGGCGTGAGCGCCGACGACTTCACGGCGTGGGCGGGGAGCGGCGGACCCGAGGCCGCCGAGGCCATCGCCGCGACGCTGCGTTCGCGCGGCATGTCCGGCGCGCCGGCGTATCTGGTGGCGGGCGAGTATTTCCAGGGGCGGCAGCACCTGCCGATGATCGAGTGGCTCCTGGACGGCCAGGAGGGGCCCGGGCCGATCTGA
- a CDS encoding VOC family protein: protein MALSLQAVTHVNVNCSNLEQSLRFYRDLVGLEPQSHTRPAPQAGEGFGLTGQVVWDAYLLHDDRAQGGPAVDLLEWQTPGPVGTPPPAANHLGFMRVCLAVEDLDGQYAKMISAGVRTRSGVVSTPVLEGEDVRFFCCDDPDGTCVEFVERRSPGPVRMSHININCSDLDVSSAWYQRVLGVQPIAPRAEPPAASGEGFGFDGDCRYRADFLAVGGHPESFILDLLEWIDPKPIGRPLVEANHLGPFRMAFQVADATECCEELDRLGVEHSGPCWLEMGPDLPMIDGLNAVFFRDPDGTMLELIETPKIRAE from the coding sequence ATGGCCCTCTCCCTCCAGGCGGTCACCCACGTCAACGTGAACTGCTCGAACCTCGAGCAGTCCTTGAGGTTCTACCGGGACCTCGTCGGACTCGAGCCGCAATCCCATACCCGGCCGGCACCCCAGGCCGGAGAAGGGTTCGGACTGACGGGCCAGGTCGTCTGGGACGCGTATCTCCTCCACGACGACCGCGCCCAGGGCGGCCCGGCGGTCGACCTGCTCGAATGGCAGACGCCGGGCCCGGTCGGCACGCCCCCTCCCGCGGCCAATCACCTGGGCTTCATGCGCGTCTGCCTCGCCGTCGAGGATCTCGACGGGCAGTACGCGAAGATGATCTCCGCCGGCGTGCGCACGCGGAGCGGCGTCGTCTCGACCCCCGTCCTCGAGGGCGAGGACGTCCGATTCTTCTGCTGCGACGACCCGGATGGCACCTGCGTCGAGTTCGTCGAGCGGCGCTCCCCCGGCCCCGTGCGGATGTCCCACATCAACATCAACTGCAGCGACCTCGACGTCTCGAGCGCGTGGTACCAGCGGGTCCTCGGCGTGCAGCCGATCGCGCCGCGAGCCGAACCGCCGGCGGCGAGCGGCGAGGGATTCGGGTTCGACGGAGATTGTCGCTACCGCGCGGACTTCCTCGCCGTCGGCGGGCACCCCGAATCCTTCATTCTCGATCTGCTCGAGTGGATCGATCCGAAACCCATCGGCCGGCCCCTCGTCGAAGCGAACCACCTGGGCCCCTTCCGCATGGCCTTCCAGGTCGCCGACGCCACCGAGTGCTGCGAAGAGCTCGACCGCCTCGGGGTCGAGCACTCGGGGCCGTGCTGGCTCGAGATGGGACCGGACCTGCCGATGATCGACGGGCTCAACGCGGTCTTCTTTCGCGACCCGGATGGCACGATGCTCGAGCTGATCGAGACGCCGAAGATCAGGGCCGAGTGA
- a CDS encoding enoyl-CoA hydratase, protein MSEPVLLVERESPIAIVTLNRPEQRNALNAELRIAIGDTLAALEQDPEIRAIVLTGAGRSFCAGMDLKEIGGGTDGQTGYELSVAGQDAMRAGFENFSGPVIAAVNGAAATAGFEMALACDMIFVAKGANFLDTHARVGIVPGWGLSQRLPRIIGINRAKEISLSGNALSAERAYAWGLANRVCEPESLLEEAKALARDICSCVPGVMEQVKTMIDTGYSMHFDDAMAYELEVGIESSKQIDSAKIGERRAGIMERGRKQ, encoded by the coding sequence ATGTCCGAACCCGTCCTGCTCGTCGAACGCGAATCGCCGATCGCGATCGTGACCCTCAATCGACCGGAGCAGCGCAATGCGCTCAACGCCGAGCTGCGGATCGCGATCGGCGACACCCTCGCTGCCCTCGAGCAGGACCCCGAGATCCGCGCGATCGTCCTGACCGGCGCGGGCCGATCCTTCTGCGCCGGCATGGATCTGAAAGAGATCGGCGGAGGGACCGACGGACAGACCGGGTACGAGCTGTCCGTGGCGGGTCAGGATGCGATGCGCGCGGGCTTCGAGAACTTCTCGGGGCCGGTGATCGCGGCAGTCAACGGGGCCGCTGCCACGGCGGGCTTCGAGATGGCGCTGGCCTGCGACATGATCTTCGTCGCGAAGGGCGCGAACTTCCTCGACACCCACGCGCGGGTCGGGATCGTCCCGGGCTGGGGCCTCTCCCAGCGCCTGCCCCGGATCATCGGCATCAACCGCGCCAAGGAGATCAGCCTCTCCGGCAACGCGCTCTCGGCGGAGCGTGCCTACGCGTGGGGACTCGCGAACCGGGTCTGCGAACCGGAGAGCCTGCTCGAGGAGGCCAAGGCCCTCGCCCGCGACATCTGCAGCTGCGTGCCCGGCGTGATGGAGCAGGTGAAGACGATGATCGACACCGGCTACTCGATGCACTTCGACGACGCGATGGCGTACGAGCTCGAGGTCGGCATCGAGTCGTCGAAGCAGATCGATTCGGCGAAGATCGGCGAACGCCGCGCCGGCATCATGGAACGCGGTCGGAAGCAGTAG